From endosymbiont of Galathealinum brachiosum, one genomic window encodes:
- a CDS encoding thioredoxin family protein, which yields MVSLQPPVCDFDEPAIDFTLPGVDGKSWNLADCAGEKGLLVMFICNHCPYVKSIRDRIVRDTRELKSLGVNTVAIMSNDPTDYEEDSFENMKKVSDEFGFEFPYLIDETQQVAKAYGAVCTPDFFGYNGDLKLQYRGRLDESRKEAAAESVKRDLFEGMKEVAETGKGPAEQIPSMGCSIKWKEG from the coding sequence ATGGTTAGTTTGCAGCCCCCTGTGTGTGATTTTGATGAGCCGGCAATTGATTTTACCCTGCCAGGTGTTGATGGTAAAAGCTGGAATCTGGCTGATTGTGCGGGTGAAAAAGGATTGTTAGTGATGTTTATCTGTAATCATTGCCCTTATGTGAAGTCAATTCGTGACCGAATTGTGCGTGATACACGTGAATTAAAGTCATTAGGCGTGAATACGGTGGCAATTATGTCGAATGATCCGACTGACTATGAAGAAGATTCCTTTGAAAATATGAAAAAGGTATCTGATGAATTCGGTTTTGAATTTCCGTATTTGATAGACGAAACCCAGCAGGTAGCAAAGGCTTACGGAGCCGTGTGTACGCCTGATTTTTTTGGTTATAACGGAGATTTAAAGCTGCAGTATCGCGGGCGACTGGATGAAAGTCGCAAGGAGGCGGCGGCTGAAAGTGTGAAGCGTGATCTGTTTGAAGGTATGAAGGAAGTGGCTGAGACAGGTAAGGGGCCTGCGGAGCAGATACCTAGTATGGGATGTTCTATTAAGTGGAAAGAGGGTTGA
- the tkt gene encoding transketolase, with translation MSSRKELANAVRALSMDAVQKANSGHPGAPMGMADIAEVLWNDNMNHNPANPNWADRDRFILSNGHGSMLIYSLLHLTGYDLSIDDLKNFRQLHSKTPGHPEYGYAPGVETTTGPLGQGITNAVGMAIAEKTTAGQFNQKGHDIVDHNTYVFLGDGCLMEGISHEACSLAGTLGLGKLIAYWDDNGISIDGHVEGWFTDDTPKRFEAYGWHVIADVDGHDPEAIAKATETAKAMTDKPTMICCKTTIGFGSPNKAGSHACHGAPLGEEEINLTKAALGWDHGAFEVPEKVYQGWDAKEKGAAAEAAWNDKFAAYKSAFPELAAEFERRMAGDMPADWAAKSADYIASVNADAKSPATRQASLASIEAYSPMLPEMFGGSADLGCSNLTEWSGYKPMIDNADGNYLNYGVREFAMSAIMNGIALHGGLIPFGATFLMFSEYARNALRMAALMKIRSLFVFSHDSIGLGEDGPTHQPVEQIPTLRMIPNMAVWRPCDAVESAVSWQQAAERKEGPSCLIFSRQGLPHQERTDAQISDITKGGYILKDCDGTPDAIIIGTGSEVALATGAAEAMSGKKVRVVSMPCTNIFDAQDAAYKSSVLVKGVPTVAVEAAVTDAWYKYADAVVGIDHFGESAPADQLFKEFGFTVENVVKAVEGVM, from the coding sequence ATGTCATCACGCAAAGAGCTTGCTAATGCAGTCCGCGCATTAAGTATGGATGCAGTACAAAAAGCAAATTCTGGTCACCCTGGTGCACCTATGGGTATGGCTGATATAGCTGAAGTGTTGTGGAACGACAACATGAACCATAACCCTGCTAACCCTAACTGGGCTGATCGCGACCGTTTTATTCTTTCTAATGGTCACGGTTCAATGCTGATCTACTCATTACTACACCTGACGGGTTACGATCTATCTATTGATGATCTTAAAAACTTCCGTCAGCTGCATTCTAAAACTCCGGGTCACCCTGAGTATGGTTATGCACCTGGTGTTGAGACAACAACTGGTCCATTAGGTCAGGGCATTACAAATGCTGTTGGTATGGCGATTGCTGAAAAGACAACGGCGGGTCAGTTCAACCAGAAAGGTCACGACATTGTTGACCACAATACTTATGTATTCCTGGGTGACGGTTGCTTAATGGAAGGTATCTCTCACGAAGCATGTTCGCTTGCGGGTACTTTAGGTCTGGGCAAGCTGATTGCTTACTGGGATGACAACGGTATCTCTATCGACGGTCACGTAGAAGGCTGGTTCACAGACGATACACCTAAGCGTTTTGAAGCTTACGGCTGGCACGTAATTGCGGATGTTGATGGACATGATCCTGAAGCGATCGCTAAAGCAACTGAAACTGCGAAAGCAATGACAGACAAGCCAACAATGATTTGCTGCAAAACTACAATCGGTTTTGGTTCGCCAAACAAAGCAGGTAGCCATGCATGTCACGGCGCGCCACTAGGTGAAGAAGAAATTAACCTGACTAAAGCAGCGCTTGGTTGGGATCACGGTGCATTCGAAGTTCCTGAAAAAGTTTATCAGGGTTGGGATGCTAAAGAAAAAGGCGCAGCAGCAGAAGCGGCGTGGAATGATAAATTTGCAGCATATAAATCTGCGTTCCCTGAACTAGCAGCTGAATTCGAACGTCGTATGGCGGGTGATATGCCAGCAGACTGGGCAGCTAAATCAGCTGACTATATCGCTTCTGTAAATGCAGATGCGAAAAGCCCTGCTACACGTCAGGCTTCATTAGCATCTATCGAAGCTTACTCTCCTATGCTTCCTGAAATGTTCGGTGGATCTGCTGACCTTGGTTGCTCTAACCTGACTGAATGGTCTGGTTACAAGCCAATGATCGACAATGCAGACGGTAACTACCTGAACTACGGTGTACGTGAATTCGCGATGAGCGCAATCATGAACGGTATTGCATTACACGGTGGATTAATTCCATTCGGTGCAACATTCCTGATGTTCTCAGAGTACGCACGTAATGCATTACGTATGGCGGCACTGATGAAAATTCGCAGTCTGTTTGTATTCAGTCATGATTCAATTGGTCTGGGTGAAGATGGTCCAACTCACCAGCCAGTAGAGCAGATTCCTACATTACGTATGATTCCAAACATGGCTGTATGGCGTCCTTGTGATGCGGTTGAATCTGCAGTTTCATGGCAGCAGGCGGCTGAACGTAAAGAAGGTCCTTCTTGCTTAATCTTCTCTCGTCAGGGTCTTCCTCACCAGGAACGCACAGACGCACAGATCTCTGATATCACTAAGGGTGGTTACATTCTTAAAGATTGCGATGGTACTCCTGATGCAATCATTATCGGTACAGGTTCTGAAGTTGCACTTGCAACAGGCGCTGCTGAAGCAATGTCTGGTAAGAAAGTACGTGTTGTATCTATGCCTTGCACAAACATTTTTGATGCACAGGATGCGGCTTACAAATCTTCAGTATTAGTTAAAGGTGTTCCAACTGTTGCAGTTGAAGCGGCTGTTACTGATGCATGGTACAAGTATGCAGATGCAGTTGTTGGTATTGATCACTTCGGTGAGTCAGCTCCAGCAGACCAGCTATTTAAAGAGTTTGGTTTCACCGTAGAGAATGTTGTAAAAGCTGTTGAAGGCGTAATGTAA
- a CDS encoding RNA polymerase sigma factor RpoD, with protein sequence MSKPKKQPKAKPAGKKVSKKAADEAIQEQAAPEDTKTQDATAQATDKQSLLKQLIAKGKEQGYLTYAEVNDHLPEEIVDPEQVEDIINMINDMGITVHEVAPDTESLVLTDASATDDTAAEEAAAALASIENEFGRTTDPVRMYMREMGTVELLTREGEISIAKRIEEGLKQVMRALATNPRSVHQVLKSYEVVISEEKRLTDLITGFRSDDSDEIAQPASGPADERDDEEEEVVDTGPDPERAKEQFNLLEKAHKKTLKALEKKTKTVAKCREEMSEIFMELKFLPVIIIAMTKELRSTIDRVRMLERHILNLCVNKCKMPRKTFIQSFPDNETDQKWIEQYLEGHEYSEALDEYAAEIKQTQLKLSLLEKTYGLEIPDIKEINRKMSIGEAKARRAKKEMVEANLRLVISIAKKYTNRGLQFLDLIQEGNIGLMKAVDKFEYRRGYKFSTYATWWIRQAITRSIADQARTIRIPVHMIETINKLNRIFRQMLQEKGREPTPEELAEKMEMPEDKVRKVLKIAKEPISMETPIGDDEDSNLGDFIEDINIMSPVDSATGESLRESTKDILSTLTPREAKVLRMRFGINMNTDHTLEEVGKQFDVTRERIRQIEAKALRKLRHPSRAENLRSFIGEDNGNN encoded by the coding sequence ATGAGCAAGCCAAAAAAGCAGCCTAAAGCCAAGCCAGCAGGCAAGAAAGTCAGCAAAAAAGCAGCAGACGAAGCCATTCAGGAACAAGCAGCACCTGAAGACACAAAAACACAAGATGCGACAGCACAAGCAACAGACAAACAGTCTTTACTTAAGCAGTTAATCGCTAAGGGAAAAGAGCAAGGTTACCTCACATACGCTGAAGTAAACGATCACCTGCCTGAAGAAATAGTCGATCCGGAACAGGTTGAAGACATTATCAACATGATCAATGACATGGGCATTACTGTTCATGAAGTTGCACCTGACACAGAATCTCTGGTTTTAACTGACGCTAGCGCTACAGATGACACTGCCGCTGAAGAAGCTGCTGCCGCACTTGCTTCTATCGAAAATGAGTTCGGCCGTACAACTGACCCTGTTCGTATGTATATGCGTGAAATGGGCACAGTTGAACTGCTTACCCGTGAAGGCGAAATTTCAATTGCAAAACGAATTGAAGAAGGCCTTAAACAGGTTATGCGCGCACTGGCAACCAATCCCCGCTCAGTTCATCAGGTACTAAAAAGCTACGAAGTCGTTATTTCTGAAGAAAAACGTCTTACCGATTTAATCACTGGATTCCGCAGTGATGATAGCGATGAAATTGCACAGCCCGCATCTGGCCCGGCCGATGAACGTGATGACGAAGAAGAAGAAGTTGTTGATACTGGCCCTGATCCAGAGCGCGCAAAAGAACAGTTTAATTTGCTTGAAAAAGCACACAAGAAAACATTAAAAGCATTAGAGAAAAAGACAAAAACGGTTGCTAAATGCCGTGAAGAAATGTCAGAAATCTTTATGGAATTAAAGTTTCTGCCTGTCATTATCATTGCAATGACCAAAGAGCTACGCAGCACAATTGATCGCGTGCGGATGTTAGAGCGCCACATTCTTAATTTGTGCGTAAATAAATGCAAAATGCCTCGTAAGACATTTATACAATCTTTTCCTGACAACGAAACCGATCAGAAATGGATTGAGCAATACCTGGAAGGCCACGAATACTCTGAAGCGCTTGATGAATACGCAGCAGAAATCAAACAGACTCAACTTAAACTGTCTCTGTTAGAAAAAACATATGGTCTTGAAATTCCAGATATCAAAGAAATTAATCGTAAAATGTCTATCGGTGAAGCAAAAGCGCGCCGAGCCAAGAAAGAAATGGTTGAAGCCAACTTACGCCTGGTTATTTCCATCGCGAAGAAATACACCAACCGCGGTCTGCAGTTCCTCGATTTAATTCAGGAAGGTAACATTGGCTTAATGAAAGCCGTAGATAAATTTGAATACCGTCGTGGTTACAAGTTTTCAACTTATGCAACCTGGTGGATTCGTCAGGCCATAACAAGATCGATCGCTGACCAGGCACGTACTATTCGTATTCCGGTTCACATGATTGAAACCATCAATAAACTGAACCGTATTTTCCGTCAAATGCTTCAGGAAAAAGGTCGCGAGCCTACTCCAGAAGAACTGGCTGAAAAAATGGAAATGCCAGAAGATAAAGTTCGTAAAGTACTTAAAATTGCTAAAGAACCTATCTCAATGGAAACACCAATTGGTGATGACGAAGATTCAAATCTGGGCGACTTCATTGAAGACATTAACATCATGTCTCCAGTGGATTCAGCAACCGGCGAATCATTACGCGAATCAACAAAAGATATTTTATCTACGCTAACGCCACGTGAAGCAAAAGTATTACGCATGCGCTTCGGCATCAACATGAACACTGACCATACTTTAGAAGAGGTCGGAAAACAGTTTGATGTAACACGTGAACGTATTCGTCAGATAGAAGCGAAGGCACTACGTAAATTACGTCACCCTTCACGTGCAGAAAACCTGCGCAGCTTTATCGGCGAAGACAACGGCAACAATTAA